A stretch of the Deltaproteobacteria bacterium genome encodes the following:
- a CDS encoding nodulation protein NfeD — translation MKRLEFLFLILFFFIIIEGRAIVFSSNIEVLRVEGIVVPAVTDYIERGITKAEKDNSLCVIELNTPGGLLNSTDKIVKRIVNSKVPVVVYVYPKTAWAASAGAFITLSAHIAAMTPGTTIGAAHPVTTGGEKISKEHMKKIVNFSAKWMETIAKERGRNIKEARLAVTESKSFRDDEALRCNLIDIQAKNLKQLISLINGKKVTLSNGKEIIIDTKQYKIIKNDMNSIEHFLQIISNPNIVYVLLTLAIIGLITEVSHPGVIFPGVVGGISLFLAFYSLGVLNAYWGGIALILLATLFFMAEIFTVSFGLLTAGGIISLVMGSLVLFSHTPEIKINLSLVIGVSIVITAFFILLIGIVIKDRKRKKTAGAESMVGKTAITKTSLNPKGTVLIEGELWYAISINGEIKAGEEVVVKKVKGLNLWVTKNNKEEK, via the coding sequence ATGAAAAGATTGGAATTTCTTTTTCTCATTTTATTCTTCTTTATAATAATTGAAGGAAGAGCTATTGTTTTTAGTTCCAATATTGAAGTTCTTCGGGTAGAGGGTATTGTTGTTCCTGCTGTAACTGATTATATTGAAAGGGGTATTACTAAAGCAGAGAAAGATAACTCTTTATGTGTTATTGAGTTAAATACCCCAGGAGGACTTCTCAACTCTACGGATAAAATAGTAAAAAGAATTGTGAATTCAAAAGTGCCAGTTGTAGTTTATGTTTATCCTAAGACAGCCTGGGCAGCTTCAGCTGGAGCGTTTATTACCTTGTCCGCTCATATTGCGGCTATGACTCCAGGCACCACAATTGGCGCTGCTCATCCTGTGACTACTGGAGGAGAAAAGATATCAAAGGAACACATGAAAAAGATAGTGAATTTTTCTGCCAAATGGATGGAGACTATTGCTAAGGAGAGAGGTCGCAATATAAAGGAAGCCAGATTAGCTGTAACTGAAAGTAAATCTTTCAGGGATGACGAGGCATTAAGGTGTAATCTTATTGATATTCAAGCAAAAAATCTAAAACAACTTATTTCCCTTATCAATGGCAAAAAAGTTACATTATCTAATGGGAAAGAGATTATCATTGATACAAAACAGTATAAAATAATTAAAAATGATATGAATAGCATTGAACATTTTTTGCAGATTATAAGTAATCCTAATATTGTCTATGTTCTGCTTACTTTAGCCATAATAGGGCTGATCACAGAAGTTTCCCATCCGGGGGTGATTTTTCCCGGAGTCGTAGGTGGTATAAGTTTGTTTCTGGCATTTTACTCACTGGGAGTGTTGAATGCTTACTGGGGAGGTATAGCCCTTATTTTGCTCGCTACCCTTTTCTTTATGGCAGAGATCTTTACTGTTAGTTTTGGACTGCTTACTGCAGGAGGGATAATTTCTCTGGTTATGGGTTCATTGGTGTTGTTCAGTCACACTCCAGAAATTAAAATAAATTTGAGTCTTGTTATAGGGGTTTCAATTGTCATTACTGCATTCTTCATACTTCTCATTGGTATTGTTATAAAAGATAGAAAGAGGAAAAAGACAGCAGGCGCAGAAAGTATGGTAGGAAAAACTGCAATAACAAAAACATCACTCAATCCTAAGGGAACAGTTTTAATTGAAGGAGAATTGTGGTATGCCATATCTATAAATGGCGAGATAAAGGCAGGGGAAGAGGTTGTGGTGAAAAAAGTGAAAGGCTTGAATTTATGGGTAACAAAAAATAATAAGGAGGAAAAATGA